A genomic window from Malassezia vespertilionis chromosome 6, complete sequence includes:
- the ABZ1 gene encoding aminodeoxychorismate synthase (COG:J; MEROPS:MER0045095; EggNog:ENOG503NU85) gives MQQPPMLPRIAIIDHHDSYTRNLLSLITQSIEPAPDAETLANRVVVLPYTHPILTADRIGTNLLPHVDALILSPGPGNPHSKQDFGTSMELLRAQKHAPVPVLGICLGHQGIAVADGAKVVQLATPIHGRRHALSIDSDARDAKRAHEMLSIMENVPQGTEVVCYNSLVVDEKTLPPVLRVLAHSQSEQGPLVQAIEHTELPYFGVQFHPESIESDGGATVLRNFFHNVAAYWKACDKQRVAQWVSPQLRLSTALIEVGGSCVAPSRPLHTSTPRWEVVQKTFLIPTTVTLHDTLAHVMPALFQKLCRTSNHRGPMASGVWLDSASVADPQSQLSMMGRADFTLHYDMHGSLAACVQNEDASISRAVLDANGSLWDWLGNVQRVLQSMTKLPDAMPMDAAAGGSTCAFCTGFVGFWSYEMKDESLHLRPFDPTHYGPAGPREAVDRMQLPAAQWSFCNTTLSLDQKLRTWTAYALVDHGTEAHLPSEMQTLTLALAQLPHGTVGISHARADEWLARVEETLLEVCNQASPSSETLVRQVLPPLHAVDNKQTYQDKIGKARQLIGAGESYELCLTTQFEGRVPELDSHNYDAHFALYCKLRRKNPAPFSAYIELLPTATLPQAILSTSPERFLTVTREGYMEMRPIKGTLPKAGFAKGEEDWLERAHQDTAFAAHVQAEDERRKAKLNADPKERAENLMIVDLIRADLQSVCFPGSVQVPRLIALESYATVHQLVTAVTGILRPGIGCVEATKRCFPPGSMTGAPKHRSVELLDDLERAHGGRATRRRAAYSGALGFISVDGASNMSVVIRTVTTQGSGALVGAGGAITYASTAEGEWEEALTKLGSVASLAT, from the coding sequence ATGCAGCAACCGCCAAtgctgccgcgcatcgcgatTATTGATCATCACGACTCCTACACGCGCAATCTTCTCTCTTTGATTACACAGAGCATTGAGCCTGCGCCTGATGCGGAGACACTGGCAAATCGCGTCGTTGTCCTTCCTTACACGCATCCGATTTTAACAGCGGATCGTATCGGCACCAATTTGCTCCCTCATGTGGACGCATTGATTCTATCCCCGGGACCGGGAAACCCTCATAGCAAACAGGATTTTGGTACATCTATGGAACTACTGCGTGCACAGAAGCATGCGCCGGTTCCAGTGCTTGGCATCTGCCTTGGCCACCAAGGGATTGCCGTTGCGGACGGCGCAAAAGTCGTACAGCTCGCCACGCCGATACACGGACGCAGGCATGCGCTGAGTATTGACAGTGATGCACGCGATGCAAAACGTGCGCATGAAATGCTCAGTATTATGGAAAATGTACCCCAAGGCACCGAGGTGGTTTGCTACAATAGCCTCGTTGTGGACGAGAAGACACTGCCACCCGTGCTTCGTGTTCTTGCACACTCCCAGTCAGAGCAAGGACCACTTGTACAGGCGATCGAACACACGGAACTTCCCTACTTTGGCGTCCAATTTCATCCGGAAAGCATCGAGTCCGATGGGGGCGCCACAGTCTTACGCAACTTTTTTCACAACGTCGCGGCGTATTGGAAGGCATGCGATAAACAGCGCGTAGCGCAATGGGTCTCGCCGCAGCTTCGACTTTCTACAGCGCTTATCGAGGTCGGCGGAAGTTGTGTTGCGCCAAGCAGGCCATTGCATACGTCGACGCCTCGGTGGGAAGTCGTCCAAAAAACATTTTTGATACCCACTACTGTAACACTCCACGATACTCTGGCACATGTTATGCCGGCCTTGTTTCAAAAGTTGTGTCGCACGTCTAATCATCGTGGCCCGATGGCCAGCGGCGTATGGCTGGACAGTGCGAGCGTAGCGGATCCACAAAGCCAACTCTCCATGATGGGGCGTGCAGATTTTACGTTACATTACGATATGCATGGAAGCTTGGCGGCATGCGTCCAAAATGAGGATGCGTCCATATCGCGCGCGGTATTAGATGCAAACGGCTCCTTGTGGGATTGGCTTGGCAACGTTCAACGCGTCTTACAAAGTATGACCAAGCTGCCGGACGCGATGCCTATggatgcagctgctggCGGCAGTACATGCGCTTTCTGCACTGGGTTTGTTGGTTTCTGGAGCTACGAAATGAAGGACGAGAGTCTGCATCTTCGACCTTTCGATCCCACACATTATGGGCCGGCGGGGCCGCGCGAGGCTGTGGATCGGATGCAGCTGCCCGCTGCGCAGTGGAGCTTTTGCAATACAACGCTCTCGTTGGATCAAAAATTACGCACTTGGACTGCGTATGCGCTTGTGGATCATGGGACAGAGGCGCACTTACCGTCTGAGATGCAAACGCTGACAttggcgctcgcgcagctgccgcaTGGCACCGTAGGCATATCGCATGCACGTGCGGATGAATGGCTCGCTCGTGTAGAGGAGACGCTTTTGGAGGTATGCAACCAAGCATCCCCGAGCTCCGAGACCCTTGTTCGCCAAGTACTTCCGCCCCTTCACGCTGTGGATAACAAACAGACGTACCAGGATAAAATCGGCAAGGCAAGGCAACTTATCGGTGCTGGCGAAAGCTACGAACTGTGTCTCACCACCCAGTTCGAAGGCCGCGTTCCCGAACTCGACTCGCACAATTACGATGCACATTTTGCACTCTACTGCAAACTCAGACGTAAAAACCCTGCGCCGTTTAGTGCATACATCGAACTGCTTCCTACCGCGACACTCCCACAAGCAATTCTCTCCACGAGTCCTGAACGGTTTCTCACCGTCACCCGCGAGGGATATATGGAAATGCGGCCGATCAAAGGAACGCTTCCTAAGGCGGGCTTTGCGAAGGGCGAGGAGGACTGGCTTGAACGCGCACATCAAGACACCGCTTTTGCCGCACATGTTCAAGCCGAAGACGAGCGTCGAAAAGCCAAATTGAACGCGGACCCgaaagagcgcgccgagaaTCTCATGATTGTGGATTTGATCCGCGCAGATCTTCAGTCGGTATGTTTTCCGGGATCGGTCCAGGTCCCGCGCTTAATTGCACTGGAGAGCTATGCAACGGTACACCAGCTCGTCACTGCCGTCACAGGCATACTGCGGCCTGGAATTGGCTGTGTCGAGGCAACTAAGCGGTGTTTCCCCCCGGGAAGCATGACAGGTGCACCAAAGCACCGGAGTGTCGAGTTGCTCGATGAtttggagcgtgcgcatggCGGTAGGgcgacgcggcgtcgtgctgcaTATTCGGGTGCGCTTGGCTTTATCAGCGTAGATGGCGCCTCGAACATGTCTGTGGTGATCCGCACAGTGACAACACAAGGTTCCGGCGCCTTGGTCGGGGCAGGTGGTGCGATTACATATGCTTCGACAGCAGAGGGTGAATGGGAAGAGGCACTCACTAAACTTGGATCGGTTGCATCCTTGGCTACGTAA